The window TTGATGAAAAGTGGCGCAAGATTATTAAGCCTCACGAAATATATTGATGGTGGAATATTTTTTTTACAAAGAGTACTTAGTAATTTATATGTTACTACCAAGTTGTTGGGAAGCAGAGGGATGTGGGAATGATGACAGACTCAAGGAGGGCTAACGATAGAGCTAACGCGCCGGAGCGTAGCGGAGGTCGCCGTTGAGCGATTTGTTATGCACGGCCTTTCATTCATTAAGGAGGATTTATGAAATTGTATGATTATGTTTCAGCCTATGCAGAAAGGGGAGCTTGTACCTGTGGAAGATGCTATGATGCACCAGAGAACCCCGAAGAAACACAACCGGACGGCCATACCGTTGACTTGACCTTCTTCAAGGTGGCAGCAAAGGGTGGCGACAAAGACACGTTTTTGTCTTTGGTTCGTGCTGAACATCCCGGCTGGCTGGACGGCAAAGAACACAGCTATATTCATGTAGGCGCCGAGATGGGAGATCAGGGGATTGCCTTGATGACGATAGGGCTCGGTCATCTTTTGGGCGCATGGAAGGCCCTTTCACCGGATACGATGATGCCGTTTCTTCCTTCTGACTTAAAGCAGCAGATGGCAGGACGCGGCATGGTGAGTTTGCAGAGTGCATAACAAGGAGTTAAGTTGCGAGCGAAGCGAGACAATCTTGAACGATTAGTTAGCGTTTGCACTGCCTATGTTAAAAATAAGGATGGTACAGCTATCATCGCAGAATATAGACTGCAACATGGTTTACGGTTTACATTATATGAAATGAAACAATGGATATTGCAGAATCCTAAAGTTGAAAGCGTGAAATTTTTAAAACGCTAACCAGGAGTTTAGACATGACCGAACTGTTTAGGAAATGCATGGTTATTGTCCCTCACTGTGATGACGAATGCATCTCCGTAGCTGGAACGATTGCGAAAATAAAGGAGGTTGGTGGAGAGGTCTCCGTTATTGTTCTGGTTGCAGGAGATATATTTTTTTGTCACGCGGAGGAGAAGGTGACTGCAGAGACAAGAATCAGAGAGTTTGAAAATGCTATGAAGTATCTTGGAGTGGATTATTATGATGTTCTGTATCGGACAGGAGACCTAGAGTCTAGGTTGGATACGATTCCGATAAGGGATATTGTTCACCGAATTGATCGACTGATTGTAGAGCATCAAGCAAGCACTGTGTTTATTCCAAGAAAGTCATTCCACCAGGACCATATCGTAGCTCATCAGGCTGCCTTCGCTGCTTGTAGACCAAGCCCGGATAAAGCTACACCACGGTATGTTCTGGAACACGAGTATCCGGCTAGCACATGGAATCTGTCTGGAGAAGATAGTTGGGCAAACTTCTTCGTTGATATAGAGGACTATATCGAAAAAAAAGTGAAGGCAATAGAATACCACCAGTCACAGTTGAGAAGTAATCTCCACACTATAAGTATTGAAACGTGTGTACTTTGGGCTAAAACAAGAGGGCGAATTGTTGGGATTGAGTACGCCGAAGCGTTTCGGCTATTGAGGTATGTAGGATGAGGGTAACCATAAATCAGCCGTTGTTTTTTCAGAGATTGCACATGTTTAATCGTATTGCGGAATGCGATATCGCAGTGGTACTTCATTCCGCACAATTCGTGAGGAATGGAGACCAGCCTAAGCTGTTTCTGAAGTCTGCAAACCGTTTGCAGGAAATGAAGGTCCCTACCCTTCACGACGGAAGACAGTCAATAAAAGATACCAGGATTGATTACGGTCAGCAGTGGCAAAGAAAGATGATAAGGACAATAGAAATGAATTATGGAAAAACACCCTTCTTCTCTACCTACTTCGATGCGATTAAAAAGATTATATGTCAAACATACGCCTCTATAGGCGAATTAAACATTGCAACCCTCAGGTATGGCATGGCGGTCCTTGGCATCGACGTTAAGCTTGTACTAGATGATGAGCTTGATATTGATCCGTATGACAATCCGTCAGATTGGATGTTAAATATCTGCAAGGCACTCCACGCAACTGAATACCATTGTGGGAAGGTTGCTGCTGACAAGTACCTGGATTACGACAGGTTTCGTAAGGTAGGAATAAAGGTTTTTCCACAGGACTGGACAGCACGGGAGTACGAACAACCGTATAAGCCGTTTATTGGGAATCTGTCTGTAATTGACCTGCTGATGAATGTTGGCGGAGGAGATGCAGGAAAGGAGATGTTAAGGTGAATAAATCGTGGGATATAGGATACTTGTATGATGAGGTCTTTGAAAAGGAAGGAGATAGCTACAAGTCACTGTTGTGGGGAGGACAGAACCGACAGTTTGTAACGTATAGGACAATCTGTCAGGAGATCGATTTCAACGGTACTTCGATATTGGATGTCGGCTGTGGATTTGGTGACTTCTACGAGTTTTTGTATGAAAGGACTGGATGGTTGAAACGGTATGTAGGGATAGACATTAAAAAGGAGTTTGTGGATATTGCCCGAAAACGATACTGTACAGGCCCGGAGTTAATGTTTGCCTGCTGTGATATTGACTCAATGCCTAAAGTAAAGGTTGATTATGCCCTTGCGATAGGAACGCTGGCAACGAAAGATATATTTGATGATTTGATACCTAAAATGTGGAAGATCGCCGATCTTGGAATCGTTTTTACGTGCCTGAGTGATATAGATTATAAAGGATCACTGGTTTCGTACCATCCCGACAGGATCCTTGCGACCTGTTTTGTGCTGTCACCCCATGTGGTAATGAGGCATGATTATGGGGAACAGGAAGCAACCTTTTTTGTATTTAGAAAAGAAAGACGTTAGTCAAAACAAGCTTACAAAAGGGAAAAACATTGTTTATACGTGTATTTTATGATGGAAAAGAAACTCGATATTGAAACAAATAGACAAAAACTACTGATTTTTTGTAATATTTAATAATATCAAGCACTTAAGGAACGCACACAATCGCCTACAATGATTTTTTTTATCGAACCTCTTATTATCCCATTCACTGGATACGACTTGAGGAGGTAAACTGAATGGAAGTGATCACAGCACCGCCAAGGGCATCTAGTAGGACGGCAGTTTTTCAGAAGATGTTTGATATATGCAAGT of the Thermodesulfobacteriota bacterium genome contains:
- a CDS encoding class I SAM-dependent methyltransferase, producing MNKSWDIGYLYDEVFEKEGDSYKSLLWGGQNRQFVTYRTICQEIDFNGTSILDVGCGFGDFYEFLYERTGWLKRYVGIDIKKEFVDIARKRYCTGPELMFACCDIDSMPKVKVDYALAIGTLATKDIFDDLIPKMWKIADLGIVFTCLSDIDYKGSLVSYHPDRILATCFVLSPHVVMRHDYGEQEATFFVFRKERR
- a CDS encoding WbqC family protein, translated to MRVTINQPLFFQRLHMFNRIAECDIAVVLHSAQFVRNGDQPKLFLKSANRLQEMKVPTLHDGRQSIKDTRIDYGQQWQRKMIRTIEMNYGKTPFFSTYFDAIKKIICQTYASIGELNIATLRYGMAVLGIDVKLVLDDELDIDPYDNPSDWMLNICKALHATEYHCGKVAADKYLDYDRFRKVGIKVFPQDWTAREYEQPYKPFIGNLSVIDLLMNVGGGDAGKEMLR
- a CDS encoding PIG-L deacetylase family protein produces the protein MTELFRKCMVIVPHCDDECISVAGTIAKIKEVGGEVSVIVLVAGDIFFCHAEEKVTAETRIREFENAMKYLGVDYYDVLYRTGDLESRLDTIPIRDIVHRIDRLIVEHQASTVFIPRKSFHQDHIVAHQAAFAACRPSPDKATPRYVLEHEYPASTWNLSGEDSWANFFVDIEDYIEKKVKAIEYHQSQLRSNLHTISIETCVLWAKTRGRIVGIEYAEAFRLLRYVG